A single region of the Rhizobium grahamii genome encodes:
- a CDS encoding ABC transporter ATP-binding protein codes for MSALLSVSSVSKEFTVGTRKVQALDNVSFDVERGECLAIVGESGSGKSTIANIILGIYGATSGTLTFDGKQLPARRTLQHRQAIQLVQQNPLSSLNPRRSIGASLRLALDVHDIGPKSGRGERVGELLEEVGLPREFSRRPPAALSGGQRQRVAIARALACQSELVVLDEPTSALDVLVQARVLKLLKELKDKRGLTYVFITHDLSVVRNIADRVAVFEKGKLIEIDRTDAIFTKPEHPYTRRLIGAVPVVSREEAALRDRLLEQENGNA; via the coding sequence ATGAGCGCGCTTCTATCCGTCTCATCGGTTTCCAAGGAGTTCACGGTGGGCACCCGCAAGGTGCAGGCTCTGGACAATGTGTCATTCGACGTGGAGCGGGGTGAATGCCTCGCGATCGTGGGCGAGTCCGGTTCTGGAAAGAGCACCATCGCCAATATTATTCTCGGCATTTATGGCGCGACATCGGGCACGCTGACGTTCGACGGCAAGCAACTGCCTGCGCGCCGCACGCTTCAGCATCGCCAGGCGATTCAGCTGGTTCAGCAGAACCCGCTCTCGTCGCTGAATCCGCGCCGTTCCATCGGTGCCTCGCTACGGTTGGCGCTCGATGTTCACGACATCGGCCCGAAGTCGGGGCGTGGCGAGCGGGTCGGCGAACTGCTCGAGGAGGTTGGTCTTCCGCGCGAATTCAGCCGCCGGCCGCCGGCGGCGCTGTCGGGCGGTCAGCGGCAGCGCGTCGCGATTGCCCGTGCCCTTGCCTGCCAATCCGAACTCGTTGTTCTCGACGAGCCGACGTCGGCCCTCGATGTCCTCGTTCAGGCCCGCGTATTGAAGCTCCTGAAGGAGCTCAAGGACAAGCGCGGCCTGACCTATGTGTTCATCACGCATGACCTTTCCGTCGTGCGCAACATCGCCGATCGCGTTGCCGTCTTCGAAAAGGGCAAGCTCATCGAGATCGATCGGACCGATGCGATTTTTACCAAGCCTGAACACCCCTATACGCGCCGGCTGATCGGCGCCGTACCGGTCGTCAGCCGCGAGGAAGCGGCCTTGCGCGACCGTCTTTTGGAGCAAGAGAATGGAAATGCCTGA
- a CDS encoding GAF domain-containing protein, whose amino-acid sequence MPDYSGFVAALADRNGQPESAFAALEALTKKIVGVKLFTIMTSDTTEKVSERIYSNMPEAYPVSGTKPYNETYWSDIALKQRRTFVANTIEDIAGVFDDHELIDSLGCQSVINVPIVIAGEVVGTINCLHEAGFYTKERVEAAEALKLPAAACMLLHDKLKNGSGK is encoded by the coding sequence ATGCCTGATTATAGCGGATTTGTTGCCGCCCTTGCGGACAGGAACGGCCAGCCGGAGTCGGCCTTCGCGGCGTTGGAGGCGCTGACCAAGAAAATCGTTGGTGTGAAGCTGTTTACGATCATGACCAGCGACACGACCGAAAAGGTGTCAGAGCGCATCTATTCCAATATGCCGGAGGCCTACCCGGTTTCGGGAACGAAGCCCTACAATGAAACCTATTGGTCCGACATCGCGCTTAAGCAGCGGCGGACTTTCGTCGCCAACACCATCGAAGACATTGCCGGCGTTTTCGATGACCACGAGCTGATCGACTCGCTCGGCTGCCAATCGGTCATCAACGTGCCGATCGTTATCGCGGGGGAGGTCGTCGGGACGATCAACTGCCTGCATGAAGCCGGTTTCTACACGAAGGAGCGTGTCGAGGCGGCCGAAGCACTGAAGCTGCCGGCGGCCGCCTGCATGCTTCTCCATGACAAGCTGAAGAACGGGAGCGGGAAATGA
- a CDS encoding ABC transporter ATP-binding protein, protein MTPTLKIDGLKLGFKTHAGMIEVLHGISLHIRKGERVALVGESGSGKSVTARIVLGMLQQLKTARISGGIEFEGRDLQRMSARERHALRGTSMSMIFQDPTSSLNPVYTVGALFQEVLSRAHSGMSAGDMRKMAIEALSDVAIGEPERVLDSYAFQLSGGMNQRVMIAMALANNPSLLLADEPGTALDVTVQAQTLKLMSALVEKHHTSVLFISHNLGVVREFADRVYVIYKGNIVEQGPTAALFDDPRHPYTRALLSAVPRITGGGIPDIDDGVADFLAPLVAHEGFSEKELLA, encoded by the coding sequence ATGACGCCAACCCTCAAGATCGACGGCCTCAAGCTAGGCTTCAAAACGCATGCCGGCATGATCGAAGTGCTGCACGGCATCTCGCTCCACATTCGTAAGGGCGAACGCGTCGCGCTCGTTGGCGAATCCGGTTCCGGCAAATCGGTGACGGCGCGGATCGTTCTCGGCATGCTCCAGCAACTGAAGACGGCTCGTATATCGGGCGGCATCGAGTTCGAAGGTCGCGACCTGCAGCGCATGAGCGCCAGGGAACGGCATGCTCTGCGCGGGACAAGTATGTCGATGATCTTCCAGGATCCGACGTCGTCGCTCAATCCGGTCTATACGGTTGGTGCGCTGTTCCAGGAGGTACTGTCGCGTGCGCATTCCGGAATGTCTGCCGGCGATATGCGGAAGATGGCGATCGAAGCCCTTTCCGATGTTGCGATCGGAGAACCCGAACGCGTTCTCGACTCTTACGCATTCCAGCTTTCCGGCGGCATGAACCAGCGCGTGATGATCGCCATGGCTCTCGCCAACAATCCCTCTCTGCTTCTGGCCGATGAGCCGGGAACTGCACTCGACGTGACAGTTCAGGCGCAGACGCTGAAACTGATGAGCGCGCTCGTTGAGAAGCACCATACCTCGGTGCTGTTCATCTCGCACAATCTTGGCGTTGTTCGCGAATTCGCCGACCGCGTCTACGTGATCTACAAGGGCAACATCGTTGAGCAGGGTCCGACTGCGGCATTGTTCGATGACCCCCGGCATCCCTACACCAGGGCGCTTCTGTCGGCTGTTCCCCGCATTACCGGCGGCGGAATTCCGGACATCGACGATGGCGTCGCCGACTTTCTGGCGCCGCTCGTCGCCCATGAAGGCTTTAGCGAGAAGGAGCTTCTGGCATGA